One window of the Verrucomicrobiia bacterium genome contains the following:
- a CDS encoding N-acetylmuramoyl-L-alanine amidase — MTLLSPREQLAQDRLAKRKGTIALALLFVMGVIGVVSLSMRRGSEGGDEAQASIALASMEEEKIVRVGIQAGHWKYREVPSELDKLRRNGGGASVAGVDEWEINLAVAEKAAAILARQDIMVDILPTAVDPGYEADAFVAIHADGNDDTSVSGYKVEASSFDKSGLAEILSDTIEETYGTAITMRHDPSTSLDMTEYYAFNYVKYEHSIAPTTPGALVEVGFLTHDGDRSILVNKTDRVAKAVADGILAFLREQGKI; from the coding sequence ATGACACTTTTGTCACCCAGAGAACAGTTGGCTCAAGACCGTCTTGCTAAAAGGAAAGGCACCATTGCTTTGGCACTCCTTTTTGTCATGGGCGTCATTGGCGTGGTCAGCCTCAGCATGCGCAGGGGAAGCGAAGGGGGTGACGAGGCGCAGGCCTCCATCGCGCTTGCCAGCATGGAAGAGGAAAAAATAGTCCGGGTTGGCATTCAGGCTGGGCACTGGAAATACCGTGAAGTCCCCTCCGAGCTGGATAAGCTTCGCCGGAATGGCGGCGGCGCGTCTGTGGCGGGCGTAGACGAATGGGAGATTAATCTTGCTGTGGCGGAAAAAGCAGCAGCTATTTTGGCCCGGCAAGATATTATGGTGGACATCCTCCCTACCGCCGTTGACCCAGGCTACGAAGCCGATGCCTTTGTCGCCATCCACGCTGACGGGAACGACGACACTTCGGTGTCAGGCTACAAGGTTGAGGCTTCTTCCTTTGACAAGAGCGGCTTGGCAGAGATCTTGAGCGATACCATTGAAGAGACATACGGTACTGCCATTACCATGCGCCACGACCCAAGCACTTCCTTGGATATGACTGAGTATTACGCTTTCAACTACGTGAAATACGAGCATTCCATTGCCCCTACTACCCCAGGCGCCTTGGTCGAGGTTGGCTTCCTTACGCATGACGGTGACAGGAGTATTTTGGTCAATAAGACCGACAGGGTGGCTAAGGCAGTGGCTGACGGTATCCTTGCCTTCTTAAGGGAGCAGGGGAAGATATAG
- a CDS encoding membrane dipeptidase gives MNRMYADAMVFADLPGRDPVFCGVNPREDLALGIMTVAHPHLDASTTLNRVRSTKRVLLAQKQPIKVVESKKDLCGTGEDDNLRVVMNLQGCPADLRPNDVRMLFEAGVRVMGLQYSGAGPFGGSSDAPNEPLTDKGRAMLDTFASVGMILDLSHLGTATVEGVLTHLSRRGGPRVMISHTGMSNQCNHPRNVNDVHMKEVANLGGIVGIYSLTFGLSPEGEGVHHMCHHLMCAINRIGAENVCIGSDGWYRQVPVQEWKNFFLKFQAQMDPDGKLRSRFPDQPYAMNRPCRLLFIEEALKSTSLIKREVRGVMGENLHRFLYNSLR, from the coding sequence ATGAATAGGATGTATGCAGACGCGATGGTTTTCGCGGACCTTCCTGGTCGCGACCCGGTCTTCTGTGGGGTTAATCCTCGGGAAGACTTGGCACTAGGCATTATGACGGTGGCGCATCCGCATTTGGATGCGTCCACTACCCTTAACAGGGTCAGGTCAACGAAGCGGGTCCTTCTTGCTCAGAAACAGCCCATCAAGGTTGTGGAGAGTAAAAAGGACTTGTGCGGGACGGGAGAGGACGACAACCTCCGGGTGGTCATGAACCTCCAAGGGTGTCCGGCGGACTTGAGACCGAACGACGTGCGCATGCTTTTCGAAGCGGGTGTACGCGTCATGGGGCTCCAATACTCCGGTGCCGGGCCATTTGGTGGCAGTTCAGATGCCCCAAACGAACCACTTACCGACAAGGGCCGGGCAATGCTCGATACCTTCGCCTCGGTGGGAATGATCCTGGACCTGTCACATCTTGGCACTGCTACCGTCGAGGGAGTGCTTACGCACCTCTCTCGGCGGGGTGGACCAAGGGTGATGATAAGCCACACTGGTATGTCAAACCAGTGCAATCATCCTCGGAACGTTAACGACGTTCACATGAAAGAGGTTGCGAACCTCGGGGGAATTGTGGGCATTTACTCACTCACCTTTGGGTTGAGCCCGGAGGGAGAGGGGGTGCACCACATGTGTCACCACCTTATGTGTGCCATAAACCGCATTGGGGCCGAGAACGTATGTATCGGTTCCGATGGTTGGTACCGTCAGGTGCCGGTGCAGGAATGGAAGAATTTCTTCCTTAAGTTTCAGGCGCAGATGGACCCTGACGGAAAACTGCGCTCACGTTTCCCGGATCAGCCATACGCCATGAACCGGCCCTGCCGGCTCCTCTTCATTGAGGAGGCGCTGAAAAGCACCTCGCTCATCAAGCGGGAAGTGCGCGGCGTAATGGGCGAGAACCTTCACCGGTTCCTTTACAACTCCCTTCGATAA
- a CDS encoding response regulator transcription factor codes for MRIIIIEDEKKIAAALKRGLEQEQYAVDVVHDGKEGKAFALTEPYDLIVLDRMLPGVEDGLEICRAVREKGLHTPILMLTARDQIHERVSGLNAGADDYLIKPFAFDEFLARVRALLRRPEQQVENTLHAGELSLNTLTFEVHRKDVTIAVSGKEYALLEYLMRNKNVTLTKDAIIAHVWDYDADVLPNTVEVYIGYLRAKIDKPFKGKALIKTVRGFGYKLDAT; via the coding sequence ATGAGGATTATCATCATTGAGGATGAAAAAAAGATTGCTGCCGCCCTTAAGCGTGGGTTGGAGCAAGAGCAGTATGCCGTAGATGTGGTACACGATGGCAAGGAAGGCAAAGCCTTTGCCCTCACCGAACCCTACGACCTTATTGTTTTGGACAGGATGCTTCCCGGCGTAGAAGACGGCCTGGAAATTTGCCGCGCCGTGCGCGAGAAAGGCCTGCACACCCCCATCCTCATGCTAACGGCACGTGACCAAATCCATGAGCGGGTTTCTGGGTTGAACGCAGGGGCGGACGACTATCTCATAAAACCTTTTGCGTTCGATGAGTTCCTGGCCCGCGTCCGCGCATTGCTCCGTAGGCCAGAACAACAGGTAGAAAACACCTTGCACGCAGGGGAGCTCTCCCTTAACACCCTTACTTTTGAGGTGCATCGGAAAGATGTCACAATTGCCGTTTCAGGAAAGGAGTACGCGCTCCTGGAATACCTCATGCGCAATAAAAATGTCACACTCACGAAGGATGCCATTATTGCCCATGTCTGGGATTATGACGCAGATGTCCTCCCTAATACGGTAGAAGTATACATAGGTTACCTACGGGCAAAGATAGACAAGCCCTTCAAAGGTAAAGCACTCATAAAAACCGTTCGTGGGTTTGGGTACAAACTAGACGCCACCTAA
- a CDS encoding plastocyanin/azurin family copper-binding protein has translation MNRTLTAVFLAALIAVIGYVMYKSDRADSDTPTTEATASPVPSPTASPEASATASPTTSPSASSTAPLTAAVVMQNTAYSPAKVTVKKGGSVTWTNNDSVAHDVVGDSGPESFRSQLLSRGQAFSFTFTKAGTYTYHCTPHSFMTGTVEVVE, from the coding sequence ATGAATCGCACTCTCACTGCCGTTTTCCTTGCCGCCCTTATCGCCGTGATAGGGTATGTCATGTACAAATCGGACCGCGCAGATTCTGACACTCCAACTACAGAGGCCACTGCCTCGCCGGTGCCCAGTCCAACTGCTTCCCCAGAAGCATCCGCAACGGCCTCGCCTACAACCTCCCCATCAGCCTCTTCTACCGCGCCGCTCACGGCTGCCGTAGTTATGCAGAATACGGCCTATAGCCCCGCAAAGGTTACGGTGAAAAAGGGCGGTAGTGTTACCTGGACTAACAATGACAGCGTGGCGCATGACGTGGTCGGCGATTCTGGTCCAGAAAGCTTCCGCAGCCAGCTTCTCAGCCGCGGACAGGCCTTCTCGTTCACCTTCACAAAAGCAGGCACCTACACGTATCACTGCACACCACACTCCTTCATGACAGGGACGGTAGAGGTGGTTGAGTAG